Proteins encoded within one genomic window of Siniperca chuatsi isolate FFG_IHB_CAS linkage group LG4, ASM2008510v1, whole genome shotgun sequence:
- the ehf gene encoding ETS homologous factor isoform X1 has protein sequence MSVTPSTTLDSQLTTTWGPTNSYPDVPMVMSGYTSRLWPRDSQPQFWSKYQVWEWLQQVMDMHQIDASNIPFQNFDMDGYQLCSLSYQDFIRAAGSVGPILFHSITELKWSGQYHVEIGQLEIKPEFDFSCPFPDVSYPPGEIYDPLIHPLAPASPTPSSPDIKKSLSRPHQVKKNIPFPADPRGTHLWEFIRDILLNPERNPGLIKWEDRTEGVFRFLKSEAVAQLWGKKKNNSSMTYEKLSRAMRYYYKREILERVDGRRLVYKFGRNARGWRESEK, from the exons ATGAGCGTAACTCCATCCACCACCCTGGACAGCCAGCTGACCACTACCTGGGGCCCTACCAACTCCTACCCTGATG TTCCAATGGTGATGTCTGGTTACACAAGTCGCCTGTGGCCTCGTGACTCCCAGCCTCAGTTCTGGAGTAAGTACCAGGTGTGGGAGTGGCTGCAACAGGTCATGGACATGCACCAGATCGATGCCTCGAACATTCCCTTCCAAAACTTTGATATGGACGGCTATCAGCTCTGCAGCCTGAGCTACCAGGACTTCATTCGTGCTGCTGGCAGCGTGGGGCCCATTCTCTTCCACAGCATCACAGAGCTCAAGTGGAGCG GGCAGTACCATGTGGAAATAGGGCAACTGGAAATCAAACCAGAAT TCGACTTCTCCTGTCCATTTCCAGATGTCAGCTATCCTCCTGGAG AAATCTACGATCCCTTGATTCACCCCCTTGCACCTGCCTCTCCCACCCCTTCTAGCCCTG atATCAAAAAGTCTTTGAGTCGTCCTCATCAGGTCAAAAAAAACA TTCCTTTCCCCGCAGACCCAAGGGGGACCCACTTGTGGGAGTTCATCAGGGACATTCTGCTGAACCCAGAGCGAAACCCAGGACTGATCAAGTGGGAGGATCGGACAGAGGGGGTATTCCGCTTCCTTAAGTCAGAGGCAGTGGCACAGTTATGGGGCAAGAAGAAGAATAACAGCAGCATGACCTATGAGAAACTAAGCCGGGCAATGAG ATATTACTACAAAAGAGAAATCCTAGAACGAGTAGATGGACGCAGACTGGTTTATAAGTTTGGAAGGAATGCAAGAGGATGGAGGGAGTCAGAGAAGTGa
- the ehf gene encoding ETS homologous factor isoform X2, which produces MSVTPSTTLDSQLTTTWGPTNSYPDVPMVMSGYTSRLWPRDSQPQFWSKYQVWEWLQQVMDMHQIDASNIPFQNFDMDGYQLCSLSYQDFIRAAGSVGPILFHSITELKWSGQYHVEIGQLEIKPEFDFSCPFPDVSYPPGEIYDPLIHPLAPASPTPSSPDIKKSLSRPHQVKKNNPRGTHLWEFIRDILLNPERNPGLIKWEDRTEGVFRFLKSEAVAQLWGKKKNNSSMTYEKLSRAMRYYYKREILERVDGRRLVYKFGRNARGWRESEK; this is translated from the exons ATGAGCGTAACTCCATCCACCACCCTGGACAGCCAGCTGACCACTACCTGGGGCCCTACCAACTCCTACCCTGATG TTCCAATGGTGATGTCTGGTTACACAAGTCGCCTGTGGCCTCGTGACTCCCAGCCTCAGTTCTGGAGTAAGTACCAGGTGTGGGAGTGGCTGCAACAGGTCATGGACATGCACCAGATCGATGCCTCGAACATTCCCTTCCAAAACTTTGATATGGACGGCTATCAGCTCTGCAGCCTGAGCTACCAGGACTTCATTCGTGCTGCTGGCAGCGTGGGGCCCATTCTCTTCCACAGCATCACAGAGCTCAAGTGGAGCG GGCAGTACCATGTGGAAATAGGGCAACTGGAAATCAAACCAGAAT TCGACTTCTCCTGTCCATTTCCAGATGTCAGCTATCCTCCTGGAG AAATCTACGATCCCTTGATTCACCCCCTTGCACCTGCCTCTCCCACCCCTTCTAGCCCTG atATCAAAAAGTCTTTGAGTCGTCCTCATCAGGTCAAAAAAAACA ACCCAAGGGGGACCCACTTGTGGGAGTTCATCAGGGACATTCTGCTGAACCCAGAGCGAAACCCAGGACTGATCAAGTGGGAGGATCGGACAGAGGGGGTATTCCGCTTCCTTAAGTCAGAGGCAGTGGCACAGTTATGGGGCAAGAAGAAGAATAACAGCAGCATGACCTATGAGAAACTAAGCCGGGCAATGAG ATATTACTACAAAAGAGAAATCCTAGAACGAGTAGATGGACGCAGACTGGTTTATAAGTTTGGAAGGAATGCAAGAGGATGGAGGGAGTCAGAGAAGTGa